From Anaerolineales bacterium, one genomic window encodes:
- the add gene encoding adenosine deaminase, whose amino-acid sequence MNLAPGLQDFSVQGEDDTMIDTSFPLMDLHRHLDGNVRLETILDIGEEHGIPLPADDVEGLRPYVQIVEPEPDVMTFIAKFKWMMEILVDPEACFRIAYENVEDAFNESLDYVELRFSPWFMAETHQLDPREVVEAVVDGVQSGSEEYDIRANLIGILSRTYGPDIARKELDALLGCREHIVGLDLAGDEANWPAEYFVDHFEKARDAGWHITVHAGESSGPESVWQAIDVLHAERIGHAVHATKDPRLLDYMLENHIGIEVSLTSNVQTSTIPDYAASPLKQFLRRGLLATINTDDPGVSGIDLRHEYEVAAPAAGLTVDEIHQAQYNALEIAFLDDPEKQDLMDRYG is encoded by the coding sequence GTGAATTTGGCACCCGGGCTGCAGGATTTCAGCGTTCAGGGCGAGGATGACACCATGATCGATACTTCATTTCCGTTGATGGACTTGCATCGACATCTGGATGGAAACGTACGCCTGGAAACGATCCTGGACATCGGCGAGGAACATGGAATCCCCCTGCCTGCGGATGACGTGGAGGGACTACGGCCGTACGTTCAAATCGTGGAGCCCGAACCGGACGTAATGACTTTTATCGCCAAATTCAAATGGATGATGGAGATCCTCGTCGATCCTGAAGCTTGTTTTCGCATCGCCTACGAGAACGTCGAAGATGCCTTCAACGAATCCCTCGATTACGTCGAACTGCGTTTCAGCCCCTGGTTTATGGCGGAAACCCACCAACTCGACCCTCGCGAAGTCGTCGAAGCGGTCGTAGACGGGGTTCAAAGCGGCAGCGAAGAGTACGACATCCGTGCCAATCTGATCGGCATCCTCAGCCGCACCTACGGCCCGGACATCGCACGCAAAGAACTCGATGCGCTGCTCGGCTGCCGCGAACACATCGTCGGTCTGGACCTGGCCGGAGACGAAGCGAATTGGCCTGCAGAGTATTTCGTCGACCATTTCGAGAAAGCCCGCGATGCCGGCTGGCACATCACCGTCCACGCAGGCGAATCTTCAGGACCCGAGAGTGTGTGGCAGGCCATCGACGTGCTGCACGCCGAGCGTATCGGGCATGCGGTGCATGCCACTAAAGATCCCCGGCTGCTGGATTACATGCTCGAAAATCACATCGGCATCGAAGTCAGCCTGACGAGCAACGTGCAAACCAGCACGATCCCGGATTATGCCGCCAGCCCGCTCAAACAATTCCTTCGACGAGGTTTGCTGGCCACGATCAATACGGATGATCCCGGCGTGAGTGGAATCGACCTGCGCCACGAATATGAGGTTGCGGCGCCTGCGGCCGGTCTGACGGTGGATGAAATCCATCAAGCGCAGTACAACGCGCTGGAAATCGCGTTTCTCGACGATCCTGAAAAGCAAGACCTGATGGACCGTTATGGATAG